In Corylus avellana chromosome ca2, CavTom2PMs-1.0, the following proteins share a genomic window:
- the LOC132169315 gene encoding ankyrin repeat-containing protein NPR4-like translates to MEDGHPQGASSEQEDILDLQTSHPQRPPYQQPDISNLESDAEDASPKALWPLFVEIQPALSSLLRGLADWNAARTLQEELEHTDVDEASSTGDVESDSNERAKRFEYLNIYLPLYQAGLKGDWQATKAILEKYPAAVQAPITKGNQNILHIAAASKHDTYVKEVLKWMSPDDLKLKDGYGNTAFCFAAVSGIVKIAEEMVKIDSKLPLIRGSNHLLPLLMASLMENRDMVSYLYYSATPFEQLTASERIDLLNNIISTNLYDIALDILRRDTTLATAEDNKGRIALEVLAKKPFAIDTRSQMSTSERFLNSWYKGVRNKAFMQTLAHQLIEGLWKNIQILPDKQFSSFVDKHSSLLFVAAELGNVEFLTILLRSHPDLIYEVDQDNRSLFHISVLYRQESVFNLIYEIGALKDIIILFHDKNRDNMLHFAGQLAPSKRLNIVSGAALQMQRELLWFKEIEKIMPPAYLREKNLKGQTPEDIFIETHRKLQRDGETWMKDTSNYCMLVATLIATVVFAAAFTVPGGNQQENGTPIFLGSYWFMVFFISDAIAFLSSSSSILIFLSILTSRYKEEDFLKSLPGRLVFGLTTLFISIVGMVVAFSATCFLVYKSKTIRIPIVIIALAGVPIILFVLLHYDLWFDIIRSTYWSRFLFRPRKQGLF, encoded by the exons atggAAGACGGTCATCCTCAAGGGGCTTCTTCTGAACAAGAAGATATCTTGGATCTACAAACGAGTCATCCTCAAAGGCCTCCATATCAACAACCAGATATATCAAACTTGGAATCGGATGCTGAAGATGCAAGTCCTAAGGCTCTGTGGCCGCTTTTCGTTGAAATTCAGCCAGCGCTAAGCTCTCTTCTACGAGGTTTGGCTGATTGGAACGCAGCAAGGACATTACAAGAAGAGTTGGAGCACACAGATGTAGACGAGGCAAGCTCAACGGGGGATGTTGAAAGTGATAGTAATGAGA GGGCAAAAAGATTTGAATACCTTAACATCTATCTTCCCCTCTATCAAGCTGGGCTAAAAGGTGATTGGCAAGCTACAAAGGCCATACTTGAGAAATATCCGGCTGCCGTTCAAGCTCCCATAACAAAAGGCAATCAAAATATTCTTCACATTGCAGCTGCATCAAAACATGATACGTATGTAAAAGAAGTGCTGAAATGGATGAGTCCGGATGACTTAAAATTGAAAGACGGATATGGTAACACAGCCTTTTGCTTTGCTGCTGTATCAGGAATTGTGAAAATTGCCGAGGAAATGGTAAAAATAGACAGTAAATTGCCATTGATCCGTGGTAGCAACCATCTTTTACCACTTCTCATGGCATCTTTGATGGAAAATAGAGACATGGTGTCGTATCTATATTACTCTGCAACTCCTTTTGAACAGTTGACTGCCAGCGAACGCATTGATCTccttaataatattatttccacTAATTTGTATG ATATAGCATTGGATATTCTGAGAAGGGATACAACTTTAGCAACTGCCGAGGACAACAAAGGGCGTATAGCATTGGAAGTGTTGGCAAAGAAACCTTTTGCAATAGACACTAGAAGTCAGATGTCGACATCGGAAAGATTCTTAAACTCCT GGTACAAAGGGGTCCGGAACAAAGCTTTCATGCAGACGTTAGCCCATCAGTTAATTGAAGGCCTTtggaaaaatattcaaatattgcCTGACAAACAGTTCTCAAGCTTTGTTGACAAACATTCCTCTTTACTTTTTGTTGCTGCGGAATTAGGAAATGTTGAATTTCTAACCATACTTTTACGCTCTCATCCGGATCTCATATATGAGGTTGATCAAGACAACAGAAGTTTATTTCATATTTCTGTTTTATATCGGCAAGAGAGTGTATTCAATCTAATATATGAAATAGGTGCTCTCAAGGATATCATTATACTCTTTCATGACAAAAATCGTGACAACATGCTACATTTTGCTGGACAATTGGCTCCATCAAAGAGGCTAAATATTGTATCAGGTGCAGCTCTTCAAATGCAACGAGAATTATTATGGTTTAAG GAGATTGAAAAGATTATGCCGCCTGCATACTTGCGTGAGAAGAATTTGAAAGGCCAAACCCCTGAGGACATATTTATAGAGACACATAGAAAATTACAAAGAGATGGTGAAACGTGGATGAAGGACACATCAAACTATTGCATGCTTGTGGCAACATTGATTGCCACTGTAGTTTTTGCTGCAGCTTTCACTGTACCAGGTGGAAACCAACAAGAAAATGGCACTCCTATCTTTTTAGGAAGTTACTGGTTTATGGTATTTTTCATATCAGATGCAATAGCATTCTTATCCTCTTCGAgttcaatattaattttcttgtcAATTCTTACATCTCGCTACAAAGAAGAGGATTTCCTCAAATCATTACCTGGAAGGTTGGTGTTTGGACTTACTACGCTCTTCATCTCCATAGTTGGCATGGTGGTCGCCTTCAGTGCAACTTGCTTTTTGGTCTATAAGAGCAAAACAATAAGGATTCCAATTGTTATAATTGCTTTGGCTGGTGTCCCAATTATTCTGTTTGTTTTGCTACATTATGATCTTTGGTTTGATATAATCCGCTCAACATATTGGTCTAGATTTCTTTTCCGGCCACGTAAACAAGGACTTTTCTAG